One window from the genome of Oceanisphaera sp. IT1-181 encodes:
- the cmoA gene encoding carboxy-S-adenosyl-L-methionine synthase CmoA, with product MQAKDHIFATPIAELGDFNFDQKVAEVFPDMIKRSVPGYSNIIAAIGMMTARFAQPHTQLYDLGCSLGAATQEMRRNLSQPGCTIVAVDNSPAMLERAASHLASFKSEAVVELTEADICEIAIENASIVVLNFTLQFIDPDKREALLSRIYLGLNPGGVLILSEKFISANDTVNELLIDLHHDFKRANGYSELEVSQKRTALENVLRPDTPEQHKARLARVGFSHVDMWFQCFNFGSMVAIK from the coding sequence ATGCAAGCAAAAGATCACATCTTCGCCACCCCTATCGCCGAGCTTGGCGACTTTAACTTCGACCAAAAAGTGGCCGAGGTTTTTCCCGACATGATTAAGCGCTCGGTGCCGGGTTATTCCAATATTATTGCCGCCATCGGCATGATGACCGCCCGCTTCGCCCAGCCACACACCCAGCTGTATGACTTAGGTTGTTCGCTCGGTGCGGCCACTCAAGAAATGCGCCGTAATTTGTCCCAGCCTGGCTGCACCATAGTGGCGGTAGATAATTCACCGGCCATGTTAGAGCGTGCGGCCAGTCATTTGGCATCGTTTAAATCTGAGGCTGTAGTTGAGCTGACTGAAGCGGACATTTGCGAGATAGCCATTGAGAACGCATCTATCGTGGTGCTGAACTTTACGCTGCAATTTATTGACCCAGATAAGCGGGAAGCCTTATTAAGTCGTATTTATCTGGGCTTAAACCCAGGCGGCGTGCTTATTTTAAGTGAAAAGTTTATCAGCGCTAATGACACTGTGAACGAGCTATTGATTGATTTGCACCACGACTTTAAACGCGCCAATGGCTATAGCGAGCTGGAAGTCAGTCAAAAGCGCACCGCATTAGAAAACGTCTTGCGCCCAGACACTCCAGAGCAACATAAAGCCAGATTGGCCCGGGTTGGTTTTAGTCATGTGGACATGTGGTTTCAGTGTTTTAATTTTGGCTCCATGGTCGCCATTAAATAA